The Amaranthus tricolor cultivar Red isolate AtriRed21 chromosome 2, ASM2621246v1, whole genome shotgun sequence genome contains the following window.
ATGAAATgatcttaataaaaaaattgtctaCTTAATATCAAACTatgatataaaaaaatcatttgctTATTATAATGTCATCAAGTACAACTTACACGTATAGAGTCTTTGATAACAAATACAAATATAGTATGAACAATAAGAACAATTAAGATATTTAAAGTTTTATTGATTGAATTTCATGGATTAGTATTATAGgagtaatatttattaaattttataatatttacacAAAATAATCTTTATTGACATTTATAAACTCAAAATCGATCGCAATaacgtatatgtatatgtactgAAATTTCAGATCACATGCCCTACAATTAGTCTTAAGTCATCTATGTCAAGTTGGTATAATGATGGTCCATACTATGATACTAATATAAGTAGGATGAATTAGTCATGATATATTCCCTATCTCTATGTGAATTTGCCATAATTATTGTTGTCCTTGTTtatttaactttaaaatatttatattttattaggtAGTGTCTGCgctattttctttaattcttattcatagattttctcttatttttaattatatctacGCAATTTAGTGATTCCTGATATTTTCTTAATACTTCTATTATTATTTGGCGTTGCTTTTTCTTTACATAGAGAGtaatctctaaaataaaatttcaaatgcCTACTAGAAGGgaatataaaattgaaaaagggAATTAAAATGTCAACAAATAAAGCATACTTTTACACATCTTTTAATTAAGGATAAATAAAAGCTTAAAGGATAAAAGCTTAGATGTaacaaaaagagaaaaagaaaacgtACCAAAGGGAAAGCCAAGATTGCTCATCAATGCTTTATTGCATATAACGATTGAAACAGAAGATGCCACTGATAGAAACAATGCTCCTACTACTCCTACTTGGATCCCCCATTTTTCTCCCATTTATTTCTCCTTatctataaaaatatattacaaattatatattaataatatatttgactCTTAATTCATCTTGAGCACAATATAGGCCGAGAAAAGGAGATTTAGAAAAGTAGTgagaatcaaattcaaattcatcatcaaaaaataatacatgTTTCAACTAAAAATAAGTACTCATAACAAGTATAATAGATATAAACTACAAATACGTTACACATAAAAAGTGGGGTACAATTTCTTGATATACTTCGATAGATGATAGATCGGtttatgttttcatttttcatgATAGGCCGTAGTAACTAAACACGTACACATACACGAACACGAACATAGCTTAcaaacaaaattatttaattaacattGCATGtataatctttctatttatgaTGTTTGCTATAAAGGGTTAATCGAAAATAAACTTTTGTTAGAGTTataattaaaaagggtaagaTTACATACACCCGACTTCTAATCCGATCTAGTGAGTGTCACTTCATGGCGTAataatgtatgtatgtaagCTATCTAttaattatgaagaaaatgataattgaaaatattaccTTAATTCCCAATAAGTCAATGGAATTAGCCTAATTAGTTGATCTTAAAGACCTATCCCAAAAAGAGAGGGAAGGTATAGTTAGAgaattaaagttgaaaatgaGAGACAATAAAAGAGAAAGGAAGAAGGGAATGAATATATAGATGCATGAGAAACAAGTGTAAAGAGAAGGCAATATTTATGTTAGGATTCAACAGAAATTGGTTGGTATTCCTCCTAAACACATCATTAACAataattttctctattttttattaagcttATATCTAAAACTGATTTGGAAATTAATCACCGGCCTAAGTTTTTAATGAAATTGATTTATAGACAAAATATAAGATGTTTAAGTCCCGAGGTATTTGGATCATCTATCCCCAGGAACGGGGGAGGTTTAGgggaataaattaatttataaaacttgaattttaaaatttctaaagtatgttagaattttgaatTGCAATATAAACCGAAAAAATTTAACAGAATTAGCTTAAAATATTCTAATTTAAGATAAAATCTAGTCAAAGACTATTAGAGACAATTAATTCATAGATTTGTAatagttttttattaaatttaataggaCTGTTAGATtgttgaataaattaaaaagacacCTGATTTTTTATAATGTAGCTTCTAATAAATTGAGACTATAAGattttaattaaagaaatagtGGTTATACTACAATTATGGTAGCAACGTGTAAAAGAAGCATAAATAACTTAGAGGTCAAGCAAGTTCGTCCATTTTCAATAATTGTCCGCCGTGCATGGAAAATGTTGTACCAAATTCATATTGAAATGTTAAAATGATCAACATACttcaaaacaaatttacaaCATGTTAGTGCCTGAAAATTACTTATTCCGTCTCACtcaattacattaatttttatttttaattgttttatttatttttttcttattttaaatttgacctcataaataataaaacatgatCGATTTATTCAAGGAGACAAGTATGGATTGTTGCCTAAAACCATTTAGACTTTCTTCTAATAATACTACTTTAAACAGTTCAATATTAATTAAGTAGCCCTGACCCGTCTCATTAAAGTTTGTTTTCTAGACTCCATCATTTTCTATATATTTGAATGCTCAATATAATctacataatttaatttatttttttattaatatcatattTTTGATACtacatggcaaagtatgattgaaaatgaaaaattttcatCCGCAAAATCACCAAAAGTTGATTAATTGAAGTTTCTCATATTTTTATTTCACGTCTTTATGAGGTAAAAATTGCTAATTTGATTTCATTGTAATTTTAAACTATTTCACTTAATGTTTTAATATGGAAAATACTAAAAGTTAACCATATAATTTCTCtagtataaattaaattaaatatgttgACTATTTCATTTTCACCGCCAATTATCTTCTTAAAGcacatttttatatatactaatacacAAATTCTTTCGTAAGACGCTATTTATACATAGTCTAGATAGTCTAACTAATACAACAATATAAACTTTGTGCATTGTACCAATTTCTAGTATACTAGTGATTAATATTGTACATGTAACTATAATTAAGCTTTTTGACTATTTTTCTCAATAATGTCAAAGatttttagttaattaattttgaaaaatgatgaattatacTGCATCCTATTCAacctaaatgtcccatttgatttttgtcactattcacttatcactcttaatttgtattttactcttaatcaataagttaaaacatagttatgtggaatcttatttgattcgtctcaatacaaggattattaatattaactttttataatttttaattaagaataatttaagatattaaggattaaaatatTACCTCAACaagtgtaaaaagtcaaatgggacatttagacTGAATAGGTGGGagtattaaattatgtaaattttataaatttgagTGCTTTGATATTTAGAGCAATGAAAATCATTATTGAGAGTTTATTGGTGTTTTCCCAGTCTCCCTTTCTATGGCCACACGCCTACACCATCATAGATAGATCTACGAGTTCACTAGACTTGGTCTGGATTCGATTTAACAACTCATATTTTCATCGCCATACCCACTAAATCTTACATATAGCaaaaatctaaataaataacaaacaaTACTCATATCCCTCAAAGCTACCTAATGAGTTTTTTGTATTCTATATCAAACAGAGATTGTATATTTGAATAGATTATAGAAGTAGCTCCatattaatcttaatcttctcatctcatttttattcttttaactcaattttgtttttttttttttttttttacttgtatgACTCTCTCactaatttcatcaaaataattaaaaaataaagtaccTCTATATGATAGAAGAGTAATGAAAAAGGAATACTAGTAGTAAGTAGATGCATTAATATAACATTCACCACCTTAATTACATTACAATGAAGCAAAACATAGAATTTCAACTGCTCCCAACTTCCAAGTTCCAACTATTACCAtccaataaattttaaaaaaaagcaaatttaaaccttccaaaaaataaaataatacaactaataattaataaatatactaGTGAATGGCTAACTAATTAAGTACCTAACCCACATGCATTGATGCTCTAGAGTAGCTATTAGCCAGAGCTTTTATAACCCAAGTGCTTTGCATGCTTCTTCGGCTATCAGCTATCAGCTATCAGTTAAAAGCTATAAGTGTTCTAATTAATATTCGGTAGGAAAATCGCATTTTCCAAATCCTGCACCACAACAAAATACCACCTCTTTATAATTAGCCCAATCACCATAGAATCAATCATGGCCCTAATTATTGATTAGAAGTTTAGAACCCTATTAAATGAGTAATAAATTAtgtaatatataatttagaaaaataacacaataataatacatttaaaATGAGTGTGTTTTCCTCTAATTTCTCCCCCTTACCTTTTgctatttaaatgaaaaaaataaaaacacaaagTAATGTGAGGATAGGGCACAAAATTACTAATTTCATAAAGCAAATTTGTCAATTAGATAAAATCTTCCCATTTCTTTTTTTAGAAATTGAGAAGCATTTTACAAGGGCAAAACGgcataatattttttcttttaaatttccgGTAGGCtagagaatatatatataagcagAGGAAAGAGAGTTAATTCTTTCCATAGGTGGTGCATTATTGTCTAACTTTACTCATTTTTataatctatttatttttttgtcttatttttcaattcaattccCCTTTCCTCTAATTTTCACCCAAAAAAATTTTTAGGTGCATTCTCATAGAAATAAAGGGAGTATTTAtcaattactattatttttttaacaataattCCCAATCAATAGccgtaatttataaattatcaactgaacaaaaaataaataataataataaaaataataaaaatgaaatcaaaaaaagtaaattaaaatcataaaattttcacCATATTAAATTCTACCATATAAgaataatttactaattttacaaatcacCGTTATTTTTCGGGATTTCCTCGTTCTTTAAAAGTGATACATGTATTATAGAGCGATTAAGTACAGTAAAAGCATGTATTGAGAGTTGTGAGGGCAGAGGcagaaaagaaaagagaagtgAAGATTCAATGTTTCAGCAATAGGCCTCAGGAGATCTTGcaagaattatattttattgaaaaagtgATGGGCAGTCCAAATTGGCAGTGATTAGAACTGCGGAAAATGAGTTAGTAGTGTGTGCAGTGTTACTGACATATTCCCTCAACAATGATAATTTGTCATAATTAATTCTAATATAAATTAGGATGTTTAAGGACTTGGTAACATTTCATTATTAATCTACTTCTTGAGTATAAGCTATTAAATTGTAGCCTATTCtaaaatttattgtttattggtTCTGTTTATCAGAGGAAAAGTAAATTTATGAGCTTTATAATTAGTCatcaaactaaaaattaatcacCCTTTATATTAAATATGCTAATATTTTATATCTTTTTGAATTTGCATCATATAACTTAAATATGTAAAAAGTTTTTAAGTATTACAAattactaaattaattaaaccaAAAGTTAACCCACAAATTGCAAAAAAGTCAATTATGAAACAAAACTTTTTTCTCATGATTTCAGTATTATTTATAGTGGAGTATCATCTATCTTTCTAATTGTTAAGCTACTCTTTATAATGTGACAACGTTTGAAGACAAAGCATCAAAAACGGATAGCAAAGTGTGAATGTgtgatttattatttatagaaaagcGAGATAACTGTGTgacataaaatgaaaaaataaataaaatgtgaatgagaattaaaaaaaaagtgatggactatgaacaaaaatagaaatatattaaacCTCATAAGTAGTGTCATATGATTCGCTAATTGCCTGGCGAATCGCGAATcgtaaaaagcaaattatggtcgatttgggatatttttaaactatttttagttaatCGCAAATTTAAAAAGCGAACTAACTAGTTAATTATGTTTCGaactcaaatttaaaaatatagaaaaataaaaaaaagggaagAAATATATATGTGTTAGGTGTAGTAGTCTAATGATCTCAATCAAGTAAAAGTGGAAGTGAGCTAATTGAAAAGACAAATCCAATTAGAAACAACATGAAATGCAACAATGTAGCATGAGAATTTCaacaaacataaataaaaaagtggAATAGGCTAATAGTATTGTGAGTAATAATGAATGTAGTACAACCTGCTTACAGCAGTAGGCACATGGAGAAATGGGTCCAATGACTCACATTTGCCATTACACACTTCAACGTAAAAACAGACACAACCTAATAACACCAACACTATACCTTGTCGTCACATCTGGAGCCAGATGACCACCATACCCAATTACCCAATTACGgaatcaattcaaccaaaagcttaagctgatggttgaggcttcAGGATATGTTACAGGTGGTGACTGTTGATCGCCagtcattaattttttttattttttttttaggttttaaatTCATGAGCgactgataccatgtcaaggaatcaattcaaccaaaagcttaagctgatggttgagaccccaggatattttatatactctaacacccattcaatacaataataaaccTTTTTAGTAAGCCTCGGTAACCGATGATCTGTTGTTATTcgttaaaaaaatgaaaattaatgtaaaattttaaaaaatttacataaaaaattgttgaataattaaaaaaaatcagaaaattttttaaatcattttacaatttttcaacattttattttaatttatttttttaaaaaaaaacttgttataCCAAGTCAATCTCATTACCAGATTTGCTCCAGGAAAATagattattcattgttaatcggtggaattattataggaaaatcataaaaaagttaaattattctagTAATTTTTCCAATATTAAAATGTTTCTTTAAATACCCTTATTTACATGAAATCGTAAATGATGTTTGTACTAACGAAGTTTCCAATGCATTACTAATGTGAAAGGTGGCATTATTTGATTGTGATAAAAATCgtaaacaaaacaatattttatgTTCAAAGTTTTATCACCATCGTAATGATATAGTAAGATTTCACAAAAAATTAGACTACAATCAGAAATCATTCATATTACCACTAATTAATACGATTAATCAAATTgccataaaaattaaataagattacGTAAATCCGATCTCGACACAAATAAAGTAAGAAAAGAAAGAGGAAAGGATTAGAAAACATACTAGGAGTTTGAGTGACAACATAAGCAGCTCCTTCAAAATCACAAGAACCCATAGCTCGATTCTTCTTCTGATAATAACTATTGAATGCATATGATGCATGAGCCAACAACGTATCAGGATCGTAACACGTGGCACCTGGTTGAATCGGACGGCAATCCGCTCCCCCTTCTCCACAAGCATAATCTAGACCCGCTTGTAGCTTAACATCTCCCACTTCTCCATTCGCAACACACCACGTTTCTTTTACCGTCACTTTCCCCATCGCCGGAGTTTCCACCGGAGTACTTTTTCCGCTGTCTTTCCAATCCTTTACTTCCTCCATTGTTAACGGAATTGAATAGACCTTCTTCTGATTCGGGTAAAATAACCCGTAATTTCTCTCGGATACGGGTCCGGGTTTTTTGTTCTCGTTAAAAAGAGCAAAAAGGAAAACAGTTAGTTCAGATTTGGGTTTCAATGGAGTACCACCTCCAGCAAGAATCCGGCGAACTAGGTTGCCGTTATAAGCAGCTGCATTTTCAATTGAAGCTCCAATTTCCATGGAATTACCCATTGAAGGCCATCCAGTTTCGGTAACAATAATTGGTATGTCATCGTATTTTAATGCCGACATTGCAGCAAACACGGCGTCGATTTGAGCATCAAATAGGTTAAAGTATTTGAGACCCGAACCCGAATCTGTCACACCTGGGTTTTCCCTGAAAAGAGCGTAATCAAGTGAAATTACATCGCTATTAGCCTGGTAAGCGAAAATAGGGTAAGCATTCACCATTAGAGAAGACTTAGTTTCTCGAAGAAATTCAAGCATGGGTTTAAATACGGGTTCAATTAACTCAATACGGAAAGACCCGGCTGAAGACGGGTAAGAATTTCCAAGAGCACTAAGTGCAATTGGGGAAGAAACTTTGATTTTAGAGTCTAATCCGTATTTCACAAGCGCTGAATGGATGTTTTTCATGGCGGGTACAAGAAAACGGGTAGTATTATTTGGGTCAACAAAAACTTCATTACCCACAGCAATGGATTCAATTAGGGTTTGAGGGTAGTAAGCGACGACGTTTCTAAGAACCCAGACAGAGGCATAAGAAGGACGAGTAGCGGCAGAGTGAAGTTGTTCATTAGGGAGATTAATGGTGATTTTAATGGCGGAATTTGAGAAAGCACGAAGAACAGCTGGGTCAGAATCATAGATTTTGACACGATTAATGTtttgagatttgagaagtttaaCAACTTTGGTTGCTGATGGAAGATTGTTTGCTATTCTTCCATAGTTGATTCCAATGGAACCTCCTTctgcaaaaacaaaaacaaaaaaagggaATTAGATCTTGTTAGTATTGATAATTAACTACATTGTTGGATTGAAGGATGAGAATGTACCTGAAGAAGAgaggaagaaagagaagagaagaaggGAGAAAAGGGTGAAAATGGAATGGAAGTTCATGCTCTGTTCTTGTTAATGGCGGAGGAAGAGAAATTAGAGGGAGTGTTTGGAAGGAAATGTGTAGGGAGGATATGGTGTTTATTGTTGACTATGACAACCCAAATGGATTAATAGCATTCATAAATGACAAGGGATATTAAGAAGTTGATAAGGTAGTGGGTgttaaaaaataactataaaagACTAAAAATAGTGTGTggtgtttaaaaataaaataaaaaagtaaattaattgtaacaaattaaaataaataaaataaataaatttaaatgaagGTTTAAGGAGTTAAGTTGGCATGGTAGAATTAACATCAATTCTTTTGAAAAATCGTTTATTTAGCCTATATATCTAAAACGTCTCTTATGGAGATTGTCTCTTACAAtagttaatgtaaaattattacttataaatttataataccatgttccaaaataaaaatattgaaaaattaagGGAACtagataaattaaaaagagTGAGAGTATTTccttaactaaaaaatataattgatatgATGAATTTTTCCGCTCACAATCAATTACGTGGGATAAAGTGAAGATAATAGGTGTAAcaactaatacaaataaataatttatatgtatttttgcgctgtttaaattttaatatacaaGTTAGATTGACAGAGAACAAGGGATAAGAATTAAACCAAAACCTTATAAAAATTGCTATTAGATGTTCCAACATAGAGAAAACTAATTACCTTTTATCTTGGGTGAAGTAAAAAttgaaaacttttttttaagattatgtataattttaaaagttatgatttttttctaacagttttgtatctttaaacacttaacatagTTATGCATAATTTAAGAGTAAAGTCTCTTATTTTTCGATGTCTTATACGATTAAACATGTTAAACATACTTAAAAcctttcatattttttattagtaaaaCACTTTTTTGTCAGTTACCATTGTATATTTgttatcataatttaaaaattattggaCTATTAGAGATTCCACCGGAGACAGGGGTAGTGAGGGAAGGTGGGGAGGAAAATTGGGAGATGGAGGAGGTAAGATGGGTGGGACCCAATAAGTTGGGAAGTAAAACGGAACGAAAGGTGGAGAGTAGTGTGTCTGCATTAGACATTAGTGCTGCATACTGCCGTTTTTGGGTGTGGAAATTTGTTTGTTTCTGTTCTCTTTCATTGTTTTCTTTGTCTTCTCTCTCCATGTTGTACTCATTAtctgttttattatattatcacatttgactttttatagtatattttaatcattctattatatttattatatctgactatttatattatttaatgtgttattatgattatttatatattaaactattcacattgaaaaattataaaaagttaatattatgaaaatatatgatTAGTCGACTTACACAAAATTTcccttgactatatttttattacACATTATCTGCAATatttaaaataagcttaaatgatAAATATTGTCAATTACTGTAATCTAACAAGTATTACAGAACGGATGCAGTATTTAATTTGtcgtatttttatattttagtctattttaataaagtgtcattttttaaatataatttcactattttttacTCTCTTTTGTTTCTAACTATAATTGTATTTTAATCTATTATGATCAATTTCGTGGTCTACttatcaaaaatcaaatgaatCTAAATAAAAGTAGAGAACTAATCCattatcaaaaatcaaatttattgtGTAATTTCATTTGTGTTTACATGTTACTCAATTTCTTGATTTAATggtttaaaaaacataaaaaaaaatattgaaatattatttgctttttatctttaaaaatattatttatattcactattattagaaaaatatattcaaacgttttcaacaaaataataactcTTTCTTTCCAATTCcgattttactattttttttagggCAATTTAAGTCATactactttttttatttgtggtCATAATCCGCTTACTTCAACAATTTTTATTCACGcatactatttattttttcatcacattcacacattttttttactttttcacttttttttttccaaattctCTCTTATTAATTTGAACAAGATTTGTACTTATAGCAAAAGTTATGAAATATGATAAAGGGAGTACATATGtttgaataaaattataaattagaatAATGAACAAACCTTTTCTTTTCATGATAAAAGTTGGATGAACAATTTATCCACCTTATATTACATATAAGACATTCTTAAATCTTACCccaaccaataataataagcaTTGAACAAACCTCACATTATTAAGGTATTCATTCAGCCAAAAGTTTAGTTTGATATGTGTCATATACTAACAAGCTCTTTAAACGAGAATCTTTTAGTTTAAAAGTGTGGATGTAACACATGTCCTTAACTATAGTAGTATTccatttaaaataataagagaTGAATAAAATTCGAATCTATAACCTCTTTCACATTAGCTCTAATAAAATTCCATTTAAAAGTTACATAATCAACTCTTTTAACATGCTTATGCACAAATCATGATATTAATCATCACTTGAGTCAAAAGATACTTGATCATAAACTTCATCTAATGTTTAATAATCGTCAACAACTCAGCATCACATACTTCTACAAAATTGCAATTTGTAGTTTGTATACATAAACCACACTTTGCTTGGGATAAAGTTGATGCGAACCCAGAATCAATATTAAAATTCGGATTATTATTGGTTGAATTATTCCTAGTTGTTTTGAGTTGACTAGGTTTGAGTCAAGCTAGCAAATcaaacataataaatttttaatcattaaaatttttcctTTGCGTatgcttttcattttttttaatttgttttcttaTTAAATCAGACTAATATACCAATAAAAAGCAGGTCAAAACAATCTAGTTTGTATTActttatatataacatattttcttGTTTCATCAAGTTTGGTGCCTTTCAAATTACTAGCATCAAGTCGACTTtgtatcaaattaaaatatgacATAGCTTGTATAAACATAAAAGCCGGTTCTAACATTATTAATTAAGAGTAAAGAACTAACACTAGTAGATCTTATTGTAGAAGCTGAAACTTGTGTTTATTACGTGGTAGGTCCAAATTGTGACATACTCACATGTACACTAATTCAATTATATAAGAACAGAAACAAAGATGAATAgaacaatttaaaaattgttaatTCAATGATTCGGGGTATGAATAATTGATATAAACGTTATCATTTATGTAATTGCTTTTTTGTATTCAACAAGTCAATTGTTATGTGTCCATAATTGATGAAGTTATATGCGCAACTTAAATTTCTTATTACTATCaaggttttaattaaaaataataaatttgctTTTACTTATAAAGGTGTATACATCAAATTTTTTAGTACTACCCAACTAAAAATCTAAATAAAACATATTAATGACATTGAAATAACAAGTACACCTCCAATTTTCATAAAAGAAAACGTATGTAATTGCAAAAGACTAT
Protein-coding sequences here:
- the LOC130805980 gene encoding glucan endo-1,3-beta-glucosidase 12 yields the protein MNFHSIFTLFSLLLFSFFLSSSEGGSIGINYGRIANNLPSATKVVKLLKSQNINRVKIYDSDPAVLRAFSNSAIKITINLPNEQLHSAATRPSYASVWVLRNVVAYYPQTLIESIAVGNEVFVDPNNTTRFLVPAMKNIHSALVKYGLDSKIKVSSPIALSALGNSYPSSAGSFRIELIEPVFKPMLEFLRETKSSLMVNAYPIFAYQANSDVISLDYALFRENPGVTDSGSGLKYFNLFDAQIDAVFAAMSALKYDDIPIIVTETGWPSMGNSMEIGASIENAAAYNGNLVRRILAGGGTPLKPKSELTVFLFALFNENKKPGPVSERNYGLFYPNQKKVYSIPLTMEEVKDWKDSGKSTPVETPAMGKVTVKETWCVANGEVGDVKLQAGLDYACGEGGADCRPIQPGATCYDPDTLLAHASYAFNSYYQKKNRAMGSCDFEGAAYVVTQTPRFGKCDFPTEY